A stretch of DNA from Streptomyces sp. NBC_01197:
GCATCGTCACGATGGCGTCGGGCGCCGTGGACACCGGCGGGCCGGGGCTGCTCTGCTACGGCGTGACGAAAGCGGCCGTCTTCCAGCTGACGAAGACACTCGCGACCGAGGTCGGCCCGCACGGAATCCGGGTCAACGCGGTCGCCCCCGGCTGGATCCGTACCCCCATGACGGAGCGGCACAACAACAGCGAAGCCCAGGCACACACCGCGGCCCTGATGTCCCGGATGTCGCCGCTGGGCCGGGTGGGCGCACCCGAGGAGATCGCGCATGCCGTACTGCACCTGGCATCCGACGCCGCCGCGTTCACGACGGGTCAGATCCTGCGCCCGAACGGCGGCGTCGCCATGCCCTGGTAGAACGGCGCACAGCAGACCGAAGCAGCGCAGGCCGAGACAGAGCGGATAGGCGCAGAGCAGCCCGGGGCGCAGCAGAACGAGACACAGCAGACCGGCGCCGCCACGCCCCGGCGGAGCGCCGGGAACCTACTCGCCGCCACGCCGGGGAGCGGCCGCCCGGAAGCTCGACCACATGCACCGGCAGCAGGCTCAGCCCCCACCCTCCGACTGCGACAGCGCCTTCCAGCGGCCCGGACTCACCGGGCGCCAGCACCAGTCGCAGGACGGCCCACCACCACATACCGCCCGCTATTAAAGCCAGCATCACCGCCGGCACCCACCGCTGGACCACGGCCGCTTCCTCCGGCTGACGCCGGTGCCGCACCCGGAAAGGCGCACCGATGCCTAGCACGGCCCAGCACCCGGGAGCCCTTTCCGACCGCGCCACCGCCGGTGACACCGACCGGCGCACCGACCGGGCCTCATCACCCGGCGGGAGGGCGCCCAAGGCGCCCGCCCGGCGCGTATCCGCACGGTTACGCGTTCTCCGCCTGGTACATCCAGGCGTGCTTCTCCAGGGCGGCGGTGACCCCGATGAGCAGATCCTGCGTCACCGGGTCCGGAGCATCGGTCGCCGCGATCCGCTCCCGCATCCGCGTGATGACGGCGCCGAGCGCTGCCACCAGCGTCCGTACGGCGTCGGTGTCGCTGATCCGCCCCTCGGCGACCTCCCGGATCGCGCTGGTCTTGGAAACCGTCGAGGCCCGGCCGTCCGGCGTCACACCGATCGCCGAGGCCCGCTCGGCCACCGTGTCCGTGTACTGCCTCGCGGTGTCGACCACCTCGTCGAGCTGGAGATGGACCGACCGGAAGCGCGGCCCGACCACGTTCCAGTGCACCTGCTTGGCGACCAGCGACAGATCCACCAGATCCGCGAGCGCGCCCTGCAGCGCGTCTCCGACCACCTTCAGGTCGGCTTCGGGCAGAGAGCTCTTCACGCCTGACATGCGAGGCCTCCCATGTGTTCGTACGTTTCCATCACCATGGCACAAATATCCATAAAGCGGACACCCAGGGCGGAAAAATGGCTCCGTCCGGCCCCTGAGGACCGGCCGGAGCCGTAAGCACGTACTAGGCCGCTACTACATTCACGGCTTCGGCGGGCGCCTTGATCGTGACCCGCTCGGCAGGAACACCCGCGACCGACGTCACGGAAACGGAATTGAGCATCGAGCGTACCGGCACCGGTACGGGCTCAGTCGACGCTGCCGACTCGGCCAGCTCCGCGAGCGACAGCTCGTCACTCACTTCCCGCATGAGCTCGGACATCCGTACGTCAAGCGCGTCGCAGATAGCGGAGAGCAGCTCGGAGGATGCCTCCTTCTGCCCCCGCTCCACCTCGGACAGATAACCGAGAGAGACTCGGGCGGACGAGGAGACTTCGCGCAGAGTACGGCCCTGGCGCTGGCGCTGCCGACGCAGCACGTCACCCAACAGGCGACGGAGCAGAATCATCGGTGGCTCCCTCCTCGGACCGCGTAGCCGCATCCTTCACGCCCCACCGTACCGCCTTGCGCCGCGGCCGTGCGGGGAGCGATGTCGTGTTCACTCAGGGCTGCAAACATCAATTCCCCCCGTTCTCTTCCGTATCCTGTGTCCGCGCATTCGCGCGGAGTTCATCGCAGAGCAGTCCGAGAACACCCAGCACGCTCTCCCTACGGATTTCCGCCCGGTCCCCGTTCAACCGCAGCGGGGCCATATTCTCTGCCCCGCCGGGTCCGCAAACCGCGACGTACACCGTCCCGACCGGCTGCCCGTCCTGCATGTCAGGACCGGCGACTCCGGTGGTGGCCATCCCCCAGTCCGCGCCCAGCACCCTTCGCACCCCGGCCGCCATCTGCCGGGCGACCCCGGGGTCCACCGCGCCGCGCTCGGCCAGCAGAGCCCCGTCGACGCCGAGGACTTCCTGCTTGAGGGGCGTTGCGTACGCCGTGACGGACCCGCGGAAGACCCGGGAGGCGCCAGAGACGGAAGTGAGCTCGGCGGCCAGCAGACCACCGGTCAGCGACTCGGCGACGGCGAGGGTCTCGCCCCGGGCCGCCAGGAGCTCCAGCACCCGGGCCGCCGAACTCACCGGGCGGCCCGCTCGGCCGCGAGCCCCTTGCGGCGTGCGGTCACGGCCTGCTGCACGTAGTCGAGCCCGGTCACCACGGTCAGTACCACGGCGACCGCCATCACCCAGAACCGCATGGTCGCCAGCGGTCCGGTCAGGGCCAGCACGTACATCCCGACCGCCGCGCCTTGCGCGAGTGTCTTGATCTTGCCGCCGCGGCTGGCCGGAATGACCGCGTGCCTGATCACCCAGAACCGCATCAGGGTGATCCCGAGCTCCCGGAACAGAATCACGCCGGTCACCCACCAGGGCAGATCCCCGAGGTACGAGAGACAGATCAGCGCTGCTCCCATGATCGCCTTGTCGGCGATGGGGTCGGCGATCTTCCCGAAGTCGGTGACCAGGTTGTACGTACGTGCCAGATGGCCGTCGAAGACATCGGTGATCATCGCGACGGCGAAGGCCGCCCAGGCCCAGGCCCGCCAGACCGGGTCGTAGCCCCCGTCATGGAGCAGCAGCAGCACGAACCCCGGCACGAGCACCAGCCGCACCATGGTCAGCAGATTCGCGACGTTCCACAGACTGACCTGGTTGACCACCGCAGCGCCCAGCTTTCCGGCGGGCGCCGGCTTGGCACCGGTACCGCCCGTAGCGGATGCCGGGACTCCGGTCATCTGGCTGCCTCCTCACCAAGACATTCGGCCACCAGGTCGACACCTTCGGTCCCGACCACCTTCGCCACGACCATACGGCCGGGGACCAGGCCCTCGCTTGCCGTGAACACGACCTGCCCGTCCGTCTCGGGCGCCTGGTGCGCGGCCCGGCCCACGGCGCCGTCCTCGCCGTCCACGGACTCCACCAGCACCGAGAGGGTCTCTCCCAGCCGCTCCTCGGCCCGCTGCGCGGTCAGCTCATCGGCGAGCCGCGAGATGTGTTCGAGCCGTTCGGCGATGACCTCCGCGTCCAGCTTGTTCTCGTAGCCGACCGCCTCGGTGCCGTCCTCGTCGGAGTAGCCGAAGACCCCGATGGCGTCGAGCCGCGCGCCGGTGAGGAAGCGCTCCAGTTCGGCCAGGTCGCTCTCGGTCTCGCCGGGGAAGCCCACAATGAAGTTGGAGCGCGCACCGGCCTGAGGCGCCTTGCCGCGGATCGTGTCGAGCAGTTCCAGGAACCGGTCGGTGTCCCCGAAGCGGCGCATCGCGCGGAGCACTCCGGGCGCCGAGTGCTGGAAGGAGAGGTCGAAGTACGGGGCGACCTTCGGCGTCGACGTCAGGACGTCGATGAGCCCGGGCCGCATCTCGGCGGGCTGCAGATAGCTGACCCGGATCCGCTCGATGCCCTCGACCTCGGCGAGCTCGGGCAGCAGCGTCTCCAGGAGCCGGATGTCGCCGAGGTCCTTGCCGTACGAGGTGTTGTTCTCGGAGACCAGCATGACCTCCTTGACACCCTGTTCGGCAAGCCAGCGCGTCTCCCCGAGCACATCGGACGGGCGCCGCGAGATGAAGGAGCCGCGGAAGGACGGGATGGCACAGAAGGAGCACCGCCGGTCGCAGCCTGAGGCCAGCTTCACGGAGGCCACCGGGCTGTCGCCGAGTCTGCGGCGCAGCGGTGCCCGCGGCCCGGAGACCGGCGCGACACCCTCCGGCAGGTCGTCCGGCGGGGTGTCCTGCGCATGGCCGGGAAGCGCCACACCGGCCGTCCCCTGGCGCTCGGCCGGGCTGATCGGCAGCAGCTTACGGCGGTCCCGCGGGGTGTGCGAGGCGTGGATCCCGCCGTTCAGAATGGTCTGGAGGCGGTCGGAGATATCGGCGTAGTCGTCGAATCCGAGGATCCCGTCGGCCTCGGGCAGCGCTTCGGCGAGATCCTTGCCGTACCGCTCGGCCATACAGCCGACGGCTACGACGGCCTGCGTCCTGCCGTGATCCTTGAGATCGTTGGCTTCGAGCAGGGCGTCGACGGAGTCCTTCTTGGCGGCTTCGACGAATCCACAGGTGTTGACGACGGCCACGTCCGCGGCGGCGGCGTCCTCGACGAGGTCCCAGCCGTCCGCTGCCAAGCGGCCTGCGAGCTCCTCCGAGTCCACCTCGTTACGGGCGCAGCCAAGAGTGACAAGGGCGACGGTACGGCGTTCGGGCATGGGCTCAAGACTACTTTGTCCCGGCCCACGCCCGTTCCGCGAGGGTGATCAGCCCGCCTCGGGGTCGCCCTTGGTGTACGAGAGACGCTCGACCTGGCCGGTCTGGAAGTCGTTGTGGACGTCCTTGCCGTTGACGAACAACTGGATCGCGCCGGCGTTGCCGAGGATCAGATCGACCTGCTGCGCGTCCGTGAAGGTCTTGGACTCGCCCTTGGCCAGCACACCGTCGAAGAGCAGCTTTCCGTTGTGTGCCTTCGCGGAGATCCAGCTCTTGTCGTCGACGGCGGACAGCTTCACCGTCACCTTGTCCTTCGGCACGGCCGCGATGGCGCTGTCCGAAGCGGCGGGAGTGCTGGGCTTGGGATCGGCCGGCTTGCTGGGCTTGGGGCTGGCCCCCTTCGTGGCGGTCGTGGGGCCTTCGGCGACCTGCTTGCCGCCCTTGGTGCTGCTGCCGCCGCTGAACGCGGTGAACCCGACGAAGCCGACCACGACGACGATCGCCGCGACCATGGCCGCCGTCCAGTTCGGGCGGCGGCGCTCCGGCTTGATGCGTTCCGCTTCGAAGAGCGGTGCGACCGGGGTGGGTTCGGGACGGCCGCCGTGCTCCGCGTCGTACTGGTCGACCAGAGCCGCCGGGTCGACGGCGACGGCGCGCGCCAGCGTGCGGATGTGACCGCGGGCGTACACATCGCCGCCGCAGCGGGAGAAGTCGTCCTGCTCGATCGCGTGCACGATGGGGATGCGCACCCGTGTCACCGAGCTGACTTCCTCAACCGTCAGACCTGCGGCGATCCGTGCCTGGTGGAGGGTGTGACCGATGGAAGGGCGGTCGTCTTCGGGGGAGTTGCCGATGGACACGTGGGCGCCTTTCGAGCGTGAGCCACCTGCTGGATGTTCAGTCTAGGGGGGCGGTGAAAGGGTGGAGCAACCTGAGCGCGCACTTTGTACGCCATCAGGTCGGCGGATCATCGGACGACCCGCCGGACGGGCCGGGAGACAACCCGGGTGCGGGACATCCCCGGTCCTTTTCTCTCCGGTTCCTGTCCAAATTGACGTACGGCCGGGGGAAACGGTTGCCCTCCGATGGGCTACGGCTCGGTCTCTCCGCGGATGACCGCTAGCACACCGTCGACTTCGTCCGGTTTCACCAGCACATCGCGGGCCTTCGAGCCCTCGCTGGGCCCGACGATGTTCCGCGATTCCATAAGATCCATCAGCCGGCCCGCCTTCGCGAAGCCGACGCGCAGCTTGCGCTGGAGCATCGACGTCGAGCCGAACTGAGTGGAGACGACCAGTTCGGCCGCCTGGCAGAGCAGATCGAGATCGTCGCCGATGTCTCCGTCGATCTCCTTCTTCTTGGCCGTCCCGACCATCACGTCGTCGCGGAAGACCGGTGCCATCTGGTCCTTGCAGTGCTGGACGATCTCACCGACCTCCTCCTCGGTGACGAAGGCGCCCTGCATACGGGTCGGTTTGTTCGCCCCCATCGGGAGGAAGAGCCCGTCGCCCTTGCCGATCAGCTTCTCGGCCCCCGGCTGGTCGAGAATGACCCGGCTGTCGGCGAGCGAGGAGGTGGCGAAGGCGAGGCGCGAGGGCACGTTGGCCTTGATCAGACCGGTGACGACGTCGACCGACGGCCGCTGGGTGGCCAGAACCAGGTGGATGCCGGCGGCCCGCGCGAGCTGGGTGATCCGGACGATGGAGTCCTCGACGTCACGCGGCGCGACCATCATCAGGTCGGCGAGCTCGTCGACGATGACCAGCAGATACGGATACGGGGAGAGCTCGCGCTCGCTGCCCTCGGGTGCTTTGGCCTTGCCGCTGCGCACGGCCTGGTTGAAGTCGTCGATGTGCCGGTAGCCGTACGCCGCGAGGTCGTCGTACCGCAGGTCCATCTCGCGCACGACCCACTGGAGCGCCTCGGCGGCCTTCTTGGGGTTGGTGATGATCGGGGTGATCAGGTGCGGGATGCCCTCGTACGCGGTCAGCTCGACGCGCTTGGGGTCGACCAGCACCATCCGTACGTCCTCGGGTGTGGCCCGCACCATCACCGAGGTGATCAGGCAGTTGATGCAGGAGGACTTCCCGGAGCCGGTCGCGCCCGCGACCAGGACGTGCGGCATCTTCGCCAGGTTGGCCATCACGTAGCCGCCCTCGACGTCCTTGCCGAGCGCCACCAGCATCGGGTGGTCGTCCTCGGCCGCGTCCGCGAGGCGCAGCACATCGCCGAGGTTGACCATCTCGCGGTCGGTGTTGGGGATCTCGATACCGACCGCGGACTTTCCCGGGATCGGAGAGATGATCCGCACGTCCGGGCTGGCCACCGCGTAGGCGATGTTCTTGGTGAGCGCGGTGATCCGCTCGACCTTCACGGCCGGGCCCAGCTCCACCTCGTAGCGGGTGACGGTCGGGCCACGGGTGAAGCCGGTGACGGCCGCGTCGACCTTGAACTCCATGAAGACGTTCGACAGCGAGGCGACGACCGCGTCGTTGGCGGCGCTGCGGGTCTTGCCCGGGCCACCGCGCACCAGCAGGTCCAGCGAGGGCAGCGAGTAGGTGATGTCGCCGGAGAGCTGGAGCTGTTCGGCGCGGGAGGGCAGCGGCTGGGACTCGGGCGGCTTCGGGGACTTCTTGGTCAGGTCGGGTACGGCGGCCCCCGGCCCCCCGGACTTCGCGGCTCCCGCCGACTCGCGGGCCGACGGCACGGGCGCTGCGGCCGGCGTGCCGGACGGGGTGGCCTCGGGGCGTTCGACGGAGACGCCCTGGGTCAGATCCGCGACGAGCGGGGAGGGCGGCAGCCCGTGCAGCACGGCTCCGTCCAGCGCGGCGGCAGCCGCGGCCGCGACATCCACGGCGTCCATCGGCCGGCCGGGCGCGGGCTGTACGGAGGGCCTGCGCGGCTTGCCGCGGCGCTTGGTGAGCGCCTGCTCCTCGGCGGCTTCGGCGTCGTAGAACTCGGAGGTACGGCCGCGCGGTGCGGCCGGGCGGCGCCCGGCCGGCAGCGACTCGCGCCACTGCTCCTCGTACCGCTCGTCGTCTTCCTCGTGCGCCCCGCCAGTGGCCGGCTCGGGGTCGACGATGCCCAGCCGGGCCCCGAGCGCCCTGAGCCGGTGCGGAATGGCGGTGACGGGGGTGGCTGTGACGACCAGCAGCCCGAAGACGGTCAGCAGCAGGAGGAGCGGTACCGCGAGGACGTCGCCCATCAGGAAGATCAGCGGCTTGGACGCGGCCCAGCCGATCAGGCCGCCGGCGTCCTGCATGGCCGATGTGCCGTCCCCGCGGCCGGGAGCGCCGCAGGCGATGTGGACCTGGCCGAGCACCCCGAGGACCAGTGCGGAGAGCCCGATGACGATCCGGCCGTTCGCCTCCGGCTTCTCCGGGTGGAGGATCAGCCGTACGGCGATGGCGCCCAGCAGTATCGGGACCAGCAGGTCGAGCCTGCCGAACGCACCGGTGATCAGCATCTCGACCAGATCGCCGACCGGGCCGTGCAGATTCGACCAGGTGCCGGCCGCGATGACGAGCGCCAGACCGAGGAGGAGCAGGGCGACCCCGTCCTTGCGGTGGGCCGGGTCGAGGCCCTTCGCGCCCCGTCCTATGCCGCGGAACATCGCCCCCACGCCGTGGGCGGCTCCGAGCCAGACGGCCCGTACGAGCCGGTACACGCCGCCGGTAGGGGACGGCGCCGGTTTCGGTGCGGGCTTCGCCGCCGCCTTCTTGGCGGGTGCGCGCTTCGCGGGGGCGGTCTTCTTGGCAGCGGTCTTCTTCACCGGAGCCGCCTTCTTGGCTGGGCCGGTACGGCCGGCACGCGGCTTGGCGGTGCCCGCCGCCCCTGGGGAACCCTTGCCGGACGTACGTGAGGCCATGGAGCCGAGGTTACCTGTGTCCGCCGCGACGGACACGTGTGCTGACCGCTTCACCCGTTCGTGTCGCCAAGGTGAACACACCTTCTTGACGCGCGGCAACGCGTGGTGACACGCCCTCAGCAGCGGCCACTGACGGACAGGCCGTCAACTCTGCGAGGGGAGCGCGGCAGCCGGGCCACCCGTGCCCGGCTCCAGCGCGTCCAGTGCCCTGCGGAGACCGGTGAGTTTGCGCTCCAGATGGGCCGCGGTCGCGACCGCGGCAGCGTCAGCCGACTCCTCGTCGAGCTGCTTGGAGAGCGCCTCGGCCTGCTCCTCAACTGCCGCGAGCCGTGCGGACAGTTCGGCCAGCAGCCCGGCGGGCTCCTTGGTGTCGCCGACGGCGGGAGTGCTGCCGTCGAGCTGGAGGCGCAGCAGCGCCGCCTGCTCACGCAGTTGGCAGTTCTTCATGTAGAGCTCGACGAAGACCGACACCTTCGCGCGCAGCACCCACGGGTCGAAGGGCTTCGAGATGTAATCCACAGCCCCCGCGGCGTACCCCGGAACGTGTGGTGCGGCCCGTGGTTGATCGCGGTGAGGAAGATGATCGGGATGTCCCGGGTCCGCTCCCGCCGCTTGATGTGCGCTGCGGTCTCGAAACCGTCCATCCCCGGCATCTGGACGTCCAGCAGAATCACTGCGAAATCATCCGTCAGCAGCGCTTTCAGCGCTTCCTCCCCGGACGATGCCCGCACCAGTGTCTGATCGAGCGCGGAGAGAATGGCCTCCAGCGCCAGCAGATTCTCCGGCCGGTCATCGACCAGGAGGATCTTGGCCTTCTGCACCATGGCCCGTCCTCCTCGTCCCGGCAGTGCACCGGGCGCCGCCCCAGGGGACAGCTCCGTAACGCCGTCCGTCCTTGTGCCGGTCATGGTAACCGCACCCCGCCCGTCGCCACACCCTGTCACCGCTATGTCACCGCGATGTCACGGCACATGTAGCAGGAACGCGCCGGGAGACCAGAAGGTTCCCCGAATATGCGCGCCTCACACGCCTCCGGCCACAGCCAGTCAGCAACTCATAGAGATTTACCCATCAACCGATCACTCACCGCTCATCCACTGTTCCATTACCGTGAGCAAATGATCAGGATCCACAGGCTTGGTGACATAGTCGGAAGCGCCGGATTCGATGGCCTTCTCCCGGTCGCCCTTCATCGCCTTCGCGGTGAGCGCGATGATCGGCAGCCCGGCGAACTGCGGCATCCTGCGGATGGCCGTCGTCGTCGCATAGCCGTCCATCTCCGGCATCATGATGTCCATCAGTACGAGCGTCACATCGTCGTGCTGCTCCAGGACTTCGATGCCCTCACGCCCGTTCTCCGCGTACAGCACCGCGAGGCCGTGCTGTTCGAGAACGCTGGTGAGCGCGAAAACGTTGCGGATGTCGTCGTCGACGATCAGTACCTTCTCGCCGCTGAACTGGAAGACGCGGCGCGGCTTCGCCGCCTCCCCGGTCTCCTCCCCCCACGTCTCGGGCTCCGAGGTCGCCGCCTGCACACCTGAACTGGCGGGCAGCGCCGTCTGTCCGCCGGACGGCCCCAGCGACCTGCGGCGCCGCCGGCGGAAGAGCTCCGCGGGGCCGCCCTGGCCGTCCGTGGGCGCCATGCCGGGCGCCTGGCCCGCCTCGTCCCGCACCCCTTCGTCGGTCCCGCCGGGCATCCGCTCCCGGCTGCCCGGCGTCAGCTGCGGATACCCCTGGGGAGGCAGCTCGCTGGCGTGCAGCGGCAGATAGAGCGTGAACGTCGAACCGCGCCCCGGTTCGCTCGCCGCGTGGATCTCACCGCCGAGCAGCCGTGCGATCTCCCGGCTGATGGACAGGCCGAGGCCCGTACCGCCGTACTTGCGGCTGGTGGTCCCGTCCGCCTGCTTGAACGCCTCGAAGATCACCCGCATCTTGCTCGACGCGATACCGATCCCCGTGTCGGTGACCGAGAAGGCGATCAGATCCGCGTCCGCGTCGCGCAGCGAGCCCGCTTCGAGCAGCTGCTCACGGATGGCGTTCGGCACGTTGGCGTTGGCGGGCCTGATGACCAGCTCCACCGCCCCGGTGTCGGTGAACTTCACCGCGTTGGAGAGGAGGTTGCGCAGCACCTGCAGCAGCCGCTGCTCGTCCGTGTGCAGCGTCGCGGGCAGTTCGGGCGAGACCCGTACGGAGAAGTCCAGGCCCTTCTCGGCCGTGAGCGGCCGGAAGGTGGCCTCGACATAGTCGACCAGCTGGACCAGCGCGATCCGGGTCGGGCTGACATCCATCTTGCCCGCCTCGACCTTGGACAGGTCCAGAATGTCGTTGATCAGCTGGAGCAGATCCGAACCCGCACCGTGAATCGTCTCCGCGAACTCCACCTGCTTCGGGGAGAGATTCCCCTCGGCGTTGTCGGCGAGCAGCTTGGCGAGAATCAGCAGCGAATTGAGCGGTGTCCGCAGCTCGTGAGACATGTTGGCCAGGAACTCGGACTTGTAGCGCATCGAGACCGCGAGCTGCTCGGCACGCTCCTCCAGCACCTGCCTGGCTTCCTCGATCTCGGTGTTCTTCACCTCGATATCGCGGTTCTGCTGGGCCAGCAGCTCGGCCTTCTCCTCCAGTTCGGCATTGGACGCCTGAAGTGCCTTCTGCCGGTTCTCCAGTTCGGCCGAACGCTCCCGCAGCTGCTCGGTCAGCTCCTGCGACTGCTTGAGCAGCACCTCGGTCTTCGAATTGACGCTGATGGTGTTGACGCTCGTCGCGATCATTTCGGCGATCTGGTTGAGGAAGTCCTTCTGGATGTGCGTGAAGGGCTGGAAGGAGGCCAGCTCGATCACCCCGAGCACATTCCCGTCGAAGAGCACCGGCAGCACGATCACGTGGGCGGGCGGCGCCTCGCCGAGACCGGACGAGATCTTCAGGTATCCCGGCGGCACGTTCTCCACCAGGATCGTGCGCTTCTCCTCGGCGGCTGTGCCGATGAGCGTCTCCCCCGGCCGGAACGTCGTCGGCATGGAGCCGGCGGAGTATCCGTAACTGCCGTGCATCCGCAGCTCGTACGCGTCCTCGGCGCCCGCGCCGCTCTCCGCGGCCGACCCGGTCGGCACCGCAAGGAAGAACGCGCCGTGCTGGGCCGAGACCACCGGCGTGAGCTCGCTCATGATGAGCGACGCCACGTCCACCAGTTCCCGGCGCCCCTGCATCAGACCGGAGATACGGGCCAGGTTGCCCTTGAGCCAGTCCTGCTCCTTGTTGGCGACCGTGGTGTCACGCAGGTTGGCGATCATCGTGTTGATGTTGTCCTGCAGCGCCTGGATCTCGCCGGCGGCGTCCACATCGATCTTGAGATTGAGATCGCCGCGGGTCACCGCGGTGGCAACGGCCGCGATGGCGCGCACCTGACGGGTCAGGTTCCCGGCCATCTCGTTCACCGACTCGGTCAGGTCGCGCCAGGTGCCGTCCACATCGCGCACCCGCGCCTGA
This window harbors:
- a CDS encoding helix-turn-helix domain-containing protein; protein product: MILLRRLLGDVLRRQRQRQGRTLREVSSSARVSLGYLSEVERGQKEASSELLSAICDALDVRMSELMREVSDELSLAELAESAASTEPVPVPVRSMLNSVSVTSVAGVPAERVTIKAPAEAVNVVAA
- a CDS encoding DNA translocase FtsK: MASRTSGKGSPGAAGTAKPRAGRTGPAKKAAPVKKTAAKKTAPAKRAPAKKAAAKPAPKPAPSPTGGVYRLVRAVWLGAAHGVGAMFRGIGRGAKGLDPAHRKDGVALLLLGLALVIAAGTWSNLHGPVGDLVEMLITGAFGRLDLLVPILLGAIAVRLILHPEKPEANGRIVIGLSALVLGVLGQVHIACGAPGRGDGTSAMQDAGGLIGWAASKPLIFLMGDVLAVPLLLLLTVFGLLVVTATPVTAIPHRLRALGARLGIVDPEPATGGAHEEDDERYEEQWRESLPAGRRPAAPRGRTSEFYDAEAAEEQALTKRRGKPRRPSVQPAPGRPMDAVDVAAAAAAALDGAVLHGLPPSPLVADLTQGVSVERPEATPSGTPAAAPVPSARESAGAAKSGGPGAAVPDLTKKSPKPPESQPLPSRAEQLQLSGDITYSLPSLDLLVRGGPGKTRSAANDAVVASLSNVFMEFKVDAAVTGFTRGPTVTRYEVELGPAVKVERITALTKNIAYAVASPDVRIISPIPGKSAVGIEIPNTDREMVNLGDVLRLADAAEDDHPMLVALGKDVEGGYVMANLAKMPHVLVAGATGSGKSSCINCLITSVMVRATPEDVRMVLVDPKRVELTAYEGIPHLITPIITNPKKAAEALQWVVREMDLRYDDLAAYGYRHIDDFNQAVRSGKAKAPEGSERELSPYPYLLVIVDELADLMMVAPRDVEDSIVRITQLARAAGIHLVLATQRPSVDVVTGLIKANVPSRLAFATSSLADSRVILDQPGAEKLIGKGDGLFLPMGANKPTRMQGAFVTEEEVGEIVQHCKDQMAPVFRDDVMVGTAKKKEIDGDIGDDLDLLCQAAELVVSTQFGSTSMLQRKLRVGFAKAGRLMDLMESRNIVGPSEGSKARDVLVKPDEVDGVLAVIRGETEP
- a CDS encoding CinA family protein produces the protein MSSAARVLELLAARGETLAVAESLTGGLLAAELTSVSGASRVFRGSVTAYATPLKQEVLGVDGALLAERGAVDPGVARQMAAGVRRVLGADWGMATTGVAGPDMQDGQPVGTVYVAVCGPGGAENMAPLRLNGDRAEIRRESVLGVLGLLCDELRANARTQDTEENGGN
- the pgsA gene encoding CDP-diacylglycerol--glycerol-3-phosphate 3-phosphatidyltransferase, which translates into the protein MTGVPASATGGTGAKPAPAGKLGAAVVNQVSLWNVANLLTMVRLVLVPGFVLLLLHDGGYDPVWRAWAWAAFAVAMITDVFDGHLARTYNLVTDFGKIADPIADKAIMGAALICLSYLGDLPWWVTGVILFRELGITLMRFWVIRHAVIPASRGGKIKTLAQGAAVGMYVLALTGPLATMRFWVMAVAVVLTVVTGLDYVQQAVTARRKGLAAERAAR
- the rimO gene encoding 30S ribosomal protein S12 methylthiotransferase RimO, giving the protein MPERRTVALVTLGCARNEVDSEELAGRLAADGWDLVEDAAAADVAVVNTCGFVEAAKKDSVDALLEANDLKDHGRTQAVVAVGCMAERYGKDLAEALPEADGILGFDDYADISDRLQTILNGGIHASHTPRDRRKLLPISPAERQGTAGVALPGHAQDTPPDDLPEGVAPVSGPRAPLRRRLGDSPVASVKLASGCDRRCSFCAIPSFRGSFISRRPSDVLGETRWLAEQGVKEVMLVSENNTSYGKDLGDIRLLETLLPELAEVEGIERIRVSYLQPAEMRPGLIDVLTSTPKVAPYFDLSFQHSAPGVLRAMRRFGDTDRFLELLDTIRGKAPQAGARSNFIVGFPGETESDLAELERFLTGARLDAIGVFGYSDEDGTEAVGYENKLDAEVIAERLEHISRLADELTAQRAEERLGETLSVLVESVDGEDGAVGRAAHQAPETDGQVVFTASEGLVPGRMVVAKVVGTEGVDLVAECLGEEAAR
- a CDS encoding Dps family protein; amino-acid sequence: MSGVKSSLPEADLKVVGDALQGALADLVDLSLVAKQVHWNVVGPRFRSVHLQLDEVVDTARQYTDTVAERASAIGVTPDGRASTVSKTSAIREVAEGRISDTDAVRTLVAALGAVITRMRERIAATDAPDPVTQDLLIGVTAALEKHAWMYQAENA
- a CDS encoding helix-turn-helix domain-containing protein, with the protein product MSIGNSPEDDRPSIGHTLHQARIAAGLTVEEVSSVTRVRIPIVHAIEQDDFSRCGGDVYARGHIRTLARAVAVDPAALVDQYDAEHGGRPEPTPVAPLFEAERIKPERRRPNWTAAMVAAIVVVVGFVGFTAFSGGSSTKGGKQVAEGPTTATKGASPKPSKPADPKPSTPAASDSAIAAVPKDKVTVKLSAVDDKSWISAKAHNGKLLFDGVLAKGESKTFTDAQQVDLILGNAGAIQLFVNGKDVHNDFQTGQVERLSYTKGDPEAG